A single window of Phyllostomus discolor isolate MPI-MPIP mPhyDis1 chromosome 13, mPhyDis1.pri.v3, whole genome shotgun sequence DNA harbors:
- the ATP6V0A2 gene encoding V-type proton ATPase 116 kDa subunit a2: protein MGSLFRSESMCLAQLFLQSGTAYECLSALGEKGLVQFRDLNQNVSSFQRKFVGEVKRCEELERILAYLVQEIHRADIPLPEGEASPPAPPLKQVLEMQEQLQKLEVELREVTKNKEKLRKNLLELIEYTHMLRVTKTFVRRNVEFEPTYEEFPPLDSDSLLDYSSMQRLGAKLGFVSGLISQGKVEAFERMLWRACKGYTIVTCAELDEPLEDPETGEVMKWHVFLISFWGEQIGHKVKKICDCYHCHVYPYPSTAAERQEIQEGLNTRIQDLYTVLHKTEDYLRQVLCKAAESVYTRAIQVKKMKAIYHMLNMCSFDVTNKCLIAEVWCPEADLQGLRWALEDGSRESGATIPSFMNRIPTKETPPTLIRTNKFTEGFQNIVDAYGVGSYREVNPALFTIITFPFLFAVMFGDFGHGFVMFLFALLLVLNEDHPRLTQSQEITRMFFNGRYILLLMGLFSVYTGLIYNDCFSKSVNLFGSGWNVSAMYSAGHSAAERGRMALWNDSVVKHNRVLQLDPSVPGVFQGPYPLGIDPIWNLATNRLTFLNSFKMKMSVILGIIHMTFGVVLGIFNHLHFRKKFNIYLVSVPELLFMLCIFGYLIFMIFYKWLVYSAETSRAAPSILIEFINMFLFPGSATSGLYSGQEHVQRLLLAVTALSVPVLFLGKPLFLFWLHNGRSCFGVSRGGYTLVRKDSEEEVSLLGSQDVEEGSGRLEDGCRAVTGEEFSFGEILMTQAIHSIEYCLGCISNTASYLRLWALSLAHAQLSDVLWAMLMRVGLRVDTTYGVLLLLPVIALFAVLTVFILLVMEGLSAFLHAIRLHWVEFQNKFYVGAGTKFVPFSFRRLSWKFSDEEA, encoded by the exons ATGGGGTCCCTGTTCCGGAGCGAGAGCATGTGCCTGGCGCAGCTCTTCCTGCAGTCGGGCACGGCCTACGAGTGCCTGAGCGCCCTGGGCGAGAAGGGCCTGGTCCAGTTCCGAGAC cTCAATCAGAATGTAAGTTCTTTCCAAAGGAAATTCGTTGGCGAGGTGAAGAGGTGTGAGGAGCTGGAGCGGATACTGG CGTACCTGGTCCAGGAGATCCACAGAGCCGACATTCCCCTTCCGGAGGGAGAGGCCAGTCCTCCGGCTCCGCCTCTTAAGCAGGTCCTGGAAATGCAG GAGCAGCTGCAGAAGCTGGAGGTGGAGCTGCGGGAGGTCACGAAGAACAAGGAGAAGCTGAGGAAGAACTTGCTGGAGCTGATCGAGTACACGCACATGCTGAGGGTGACGAAGACCTTCGTGAGACGCAACGTGGAG TTTGAACCCACTTACGAGGAGTTCCCCCCCTTGGACAGCGACTCCTTGTTGGACTACAGCTCTATGCAGAGGCTGGGAGCGAAGCTGGG CTTCGTGTCCGGCCTGATCAGCCAAGGGAAAGTGGAGGCGTTCGAAAGGATGCTGTGGAGGGCCTGCAAGGGGTACACCATCGTGACCTGCGCGGAGCTGGACGAGCCCCTCGAGGACCCCGAGACG GGAGAAGTCATGAAGTGGCACGTGTTCCTGATCTCCTTCTGGGGAGAGCAGATCGGCCACAAGGTCAAGAAGATATGTGACTG CTACCACTGCCACGTGTACCCCTACCCGAGCACGGCCGCCGAGCGCCAGGAGATCCAGGAGGGGCTGAACACCCGCATCCAGGACCTCTACACC GTGCTCCACAAGACCGAGGACTACCTAAGGCAAGTGCTGTGCAAGGCCGCCGAGTCGGTCTACACCCGCGCCATCCAGGTGAAGAAGATGAAGGCCATCTACCACATGCTGAACATGTGCAGCTTCGACGTGACCAACAAGTGCCTCATCGCCGAGGTCTGGTGTCCTGAGGCGGACCTGCAGGGCCTGCGCTGGGCACTCGAGGATGGGTCG AGAGAGAGCGGCGCCACGATCCCCTCGTTCATGAACAGGATCCCGACGAAGGAGACGCCGCCCACGCTGATCCGCACCAACAAGTTCACCGAGGGCTTCCAGAACATCGTGGACGCCTACGGCGTGGGCAGCTACCGGGAGGTGAACCCAG CGCTCTTCACCATCATCACGTTCCCCTTCCTCTTCGCCGTGATGTTCGGGGACTTCGGGCACGGCTTCGTGATGTTCCTGTTCGCCCTCCTGCTGGTGCTCAACGAGGACCACCCGCGGCTGACTCAGTCCCAGGAG ATCACGCGCATGTTTTTCAACGGCCGCTACATCCTCCTGCTGATGGGGCTGTTCTCCGTGTACACCGGCCTCATCTACAACGACTGCTTCTCCAAGTCCGTCAACCTCTTCGGCTCCGGCTGGAACGTGTCCGCCATGTACAGCGCCGGCCACTCGGCCGCCGAGCGCGGCAGGATGGCGCTCTGGAA CGACAGCGTGGTCAAGCACAACCGGGTCTTGCAGTTGGACCCCAGCGTCCCTGGCGTGTTCCAAGGCCCTTACCCCCTCGGCATCGACCCC ATTTGGAACTTGGCCACGAATCGTCTCACTTTCTTGAATTCGTTCAAGATGAAAATGTCTGTGATTTTAGGGATTATCCACATGACTTTTGGAGTCGTCCTGGGAATATTTAACCACTT GCACTTCAGGAAGAAGTTCAACATCTACTTGGTTTCCGTCCCAGAGCTGCTCTTCATGCTCTGCATCTTCGGGTACCTCATCTTCATGATCTTCTACAAGTGGCTGGTCTACTCCGCGGAGACCTCCAGGGCCGCCCCCAGCATCCTGATCGAGTTCATCAACATGTTCCTGTTCCCGGGAAGTGCGACGAGCGGGCTGTACTCGGGCCAG GAGCACGTccagaggctgctgctggccGTCACCGCGCTGTCCGTGCCGGTCCTCTTCTTGGGGAAGCccctgttcctgttctggctgcaCAACGGGCGCAGCTGCTTCGGGGTCAGCAGG GGCGGCTACACGCTCGTGCGGAAGGACAGCGAGGAGGAGGTGTCCCTGCTGGGAAGCCAGGACGTGGAGGAGGGCAGCGGCCGGCTGGAGGACGGGTGCAGGGCCGTGACCGGCGAGGAG TTCAGTTTCGGGGAGATCCTGATGACGCAGGCGATCCACTCCATCGAGTACTGCCTGGGCTGCATCTCCAACACGGCGTCCTACCTGCGCCTCTGGGCCCTCAGCCTGGCTCACGCAC AGCTGTCCGACGTCCTGTGGGCCATGCTGATGCGCGTGGGCCTCCGGGTGGACACCACCTACggggtcctgctgctgctgcccgtcATCGCGCTCTTCGCGGTTCTGACGGTCTTCATCCTTCTGGTCATGGAAGGGCTGTCTGCGTTCCTGCACGCCATACGCCTGCACTG ggTAGAATTTCAGAACAAATTCTACGTTGGTGCAGGCACCAAATTCGTCCCTTTCTCATTCAGACGCCTTTCGTGGAAGTTCAGCGACGAGGAGGCGTGA